From a region of the Aeoliella mucimassa genome:
- a CDS encoding IS630 family transposase, translating into MPKLNDEFCERMEDVLEQYEKPLDPNEPVVCLDEQPYQRVDDARPPEPAAPGKIAKQDYEYRRCGTCSVFVAVEPKAGKRFVQAKRHRKRADFARFVRDLLKRYPDAERVHLVMDNLNTHNEKSLIETFGEEAARPMLERIVWHFTPKHASWLNMAEIEISAIQRQCLGRRLASLDKVQSELSHCSRDRNRKKIKINWTFHRKDAKRVFPELYRK; encoded by the coding sequence GTGCCCAAGCTGAACGACGAGTTCTGTGAGCGGATGGAGGACGTCCTCGAGCAGTACGAGAAGCCGCTCGACCCGAACGAGCCGGTCGTCTGCCTCGACGAGCAGCCCTATCAGAGGGTCGACGACGCGCGGCCGCCCGAGCCCGCGGCACCCGGCAAGATCGCGAAGCAGGACTACGAGTACCGCCGCTGCGGAACCTGCAGCGTGTTCGTGGCGGTCGAGCCGAAGGCGGGCAAGCGATTCGTTCAGGCCAAGCGTCACCGCAAGCGAGCCGACTTCGCCCGGTTCGTCCGCGACCTCTTGAAGCGCTATCCCGACGCAGAGCGGGTTCATCTGGTGATGGACAACCTCAACACGCACAACGAGAAGTCGTTGATCGAAACCTTTGGCGAGGAGGCGGCTCGGCCAATGCTGGAGCGGATTGTGTGGCATTTTACCCCCAAGCATGCCAGTTGGCTCAACATGGCCGAGATCGAAATCTCGGCCATACAGCGACAATGCCTGGGACGTCGGTTGGCTTCGCTCGACAAGGTTCAAAGCGAACTCTCCCACTGTTCACGCGACCGCAATCGGAAGAAAATCAAAATCAATTGGACCTTCCATCGAAAAGACGCCAAACGCGTCTTCCCTGAACTCTATAGGAAATGA
- a CDS encoding multidrug effflux MFS transporter: MRFTPTNAVAPIPMSLAKSPANSRQRVDSPSNSKTKLPWSKQISNADASACASECPLDRSYSGAAEAAYPAADVEHYVPSSIWLLGILSTLMGFASISTDLYLPALPTIARELHTSAGTMELTISTYLIGFSLGQLLWGPIGDRFGRRGPVALGLGLFILGSMGCALSTAAWQMIACRIVQASGACAGVVIGRAMVRDLYEHTRAAQMLSTLMTVMAIAPLLGPVLGSEILRHGSWQAIFWTLVGIGTATLIAVYTIPETLPTHRRQPHRIHRAMAGYVHLLREPRLLSHAGVSAFYYAGMFAYIAGTPFAYMEYYHISAQAYGWLFSAGVVGIMIANMVNARLVPTLGIARLMAIGAVGGAVASVVLVANAVTGFGGLWGLVVPLLLFVAMVGLIVANSISGAMADFPERAGSVSALVGAMQYGSGIFGSALVGILADGTPRPMSYIIGISAIGSLLCAGYVLYAARLPASE, translated from the coding sequence ATGCGCTTCACACCAACCAACGCGGTGGCCCCGATCCCGATGAGTTTGGCGAAGTCGCCGGCGAATAGTCGCCAACGAGTCGATTCGCCTAGCAATAGTAAAACCAAGTTACCATGGAGTAAGCAAATTTCTAACGCCGATGCATCCGCCTGTGCTAGTGAGTGTCCGCTCGATCGTTCGTATTCCGGAGCCGCCGAGGCTGCCTATCCGGCTGCGGATGTCGAGCATTACGTGCCGAGCAGTATTTGGTTGCTCGGCATTCTAAGCACGCTCATGGGGTTCGCGTCGATTTCGACCGACCTTTACTTGCCAGCGCTGCCGACGATCGCCCGCGAACTGCACACCAGCGCCGGGACGATGGAGCTTACCATTTCGACCTACTTGATTGGCTTCAGCCTTGGTCAATTGCTGTGGGGGCCAATCGGCGATCGGTTCGGTCGGCGGGGGCCGGTTGCGCTTGGGCTGGGGCTGTTCATTCTCGGATCGATGGGCTGCGCGCTCTCCACCGCTGCCTGGCAGATGATTGCTTGCCGCATCGTACAGGCTTCCGGCGCGTGCGCCGGCGTGGTGATCGGTCGCGCGATGGTTCGCGATCTCTACGAACACACCCGCGCCGCGCAGATGCTCTCGACATTGATGACCGTCATGGCGATCGCTCCCCTCCTGGGACCGGTGCTGGGGAGCGAAATCCTGCGTCATGGTTCCTGGCAGGCGATCTTCTGGACCCTGGTCGGCATTGGTACCGCCACGCTGATCGCGGTGTACACCATTCCCGAGACGCTGCCGACGCATCGCCGGCAGCCGCATCGGATTCACCGCGCGATGGCGGGATACGTGCACCTGCTTCGCGAGCCACGACTGCTGAGTCACGCGGGGGTAAGCGCGTTTTATTACGCAGGGATGTTTGCCTACATCGCGGGCACGCCGTTCGCGTACATGGAGTACTACCACATTTCGGCCCAAGCCTACGGGTGGTTGTTCTCGGCCGGTGTCGTAGGGATCATGATCGCCAACATGGTGAACGCCCGGTTGGTGCCGACCCTCGGCATCGCTCGATTGATGGCCATCGGTGCTGTCGGAGGAGCGGTGGCTTCGGTGGTGCTGGTCGCCAACGCGGTGACCGGTTTTGGTGGACTTTGGGGACTCGTGGTTCCGCTGCTGCTGTTCGTAGCCATGGTTGGGCTCATCGTGGCGAACTCCATCTCGGGCGCGATGGCCGACTTCCCCGAGCGCGCTGGCTCGGTGTCGGCTCTGGTGGGAGCCATGCAGTACGGCTCGGGCATCTTCGGCTCGGCGCTCGTGGGAATTCTTGCCGATGGCACCCCGCGGCCCATGAGCTACATCATCGGCATCTCCGCGATCGGCAGTCTGCTGTGCGCCGGCTACGTGCTGTACGCCGCGCGACTGCCGGCGAGCGAATAG
- a CDS encoding BNR-4 repeat-containing protein, which translates to MLSTASAQISATPANGFQGIWYEVTSGGGSAPNKYGGGLGTYPQQNAPMAVYSEAAQKTFFGISLDIDPSSTHRIGHAISYYDHVTGMVARPQIWVDTATSDAHDSPVLSIDDEGYLYLFSSTHGEARRSYIHRSSEQYSIDSIDELLDYSAEDMAVFGSTAGEPRFSYAGGWYLPNAPGDEKFLLLHTRYIDGDRDLFYSTSPDADTWTTRQTFSEIEAGQYQTSWVKDDGRTVGTIFNIHPEIGNGSDYRTDLYYAETGDLGATWQNAAGLQLSTPFTERSADALVYDSVGDERVYLKDINYDSEGNPVILFVTSPTHIPGTETRTVKTAYYDDGWVIRDVMTTDHNYDHGSLYVEGDTWRIIAPFIDGPQQYGTGGQIGMWTSDNQGESWVLEHQLTNNDLFNQGYVQRPLNAQADFYGLWADGDAWEPSPSNFYFTTQAGDVYRLPYDMTTEFALPELMSYGTPPILATGALNLLYDGITIPWQIENELVVADVADGSLEVRLAATVSSASGVIAADTGTTGSVRICDDSSAWNVSGDLTVGDLGNGSLVVESGGLLTSSSAYLGRQNGASGLVQVASAQWQSTGSVYVGGSDVAGSVDGASTLRVEEDGLVQIAGTLQVWQTGAVELHGGTLRVGALAIDSTVSGDWHSHFNWTNGILEVTESSLVVDAASTSMNSQLTLGSGMQLHLANDNALVIGDQNQGSVVVDSGGQIISGSAYLGRQTGGSGTVLVTGSGSQWQSNGSVYVGGSDLAGSLGGASTLLVEQDGLVQIAGNLQVWQSGAVGLHGGTLRVGGFAIETLGGSNPSFDWTSGTLEVTDSSLVIDSVSSSLGSELTLTSGMKLVVVSEQDLIIGDQGEASLVVESGGKVTSGTAYLGRQAGASASVRVTDSGSQWTAAGVYIGGDQSNSGGSGELFIDYGGVVEIAGALQLWNNASVAINGGTLICESLTVESGGTFEFNSGKLVLPESTRFAVGEALEEAMGGSYLISPGCELQIDGTATLQSSFTIAGGTLSVGAISNSQLLRFESGVLHLTQDDFAISKALLTNSTRTVEARVG; encoded by the coding sequence ATGCTGTCGACTGCTTCGGCCCAAATCAGTGCGACTCCGGCCAATGGGTTCCAGGGTATCTGGTACGAAGTGACCTCTGGCGGCGGGTCCGCTCCTAATAAATACGGTGGTGGTCTCGGCACCTATCCTCAGCAGAACGCACCCATGGCGGTGTATTCGGAAGCTGCACAGAAAACATTTTTTGGGATTTCGCTCGATATCGATCCTAGTTCGACACACCGCATTGGGCATGCGATTTCTTATTACGACCACGTGACCGGTATGGTCGCCCGGCCTCAGATTTGGGTCGACACAGCGACTTCCGACGCTCACGACTCGCCAGTGTTATCGATCGACGACGAAGGGTACTTGTATTTGTTTAGCTCCACTCACGGCGAAGCACGTCGTTCCTACATCCATCGGAGCAGTGAGCAATATTCGATCGATAGCATTGATGAATTGCTCGACTACTCTGCTGAAGACATGGCTGTATTTGGCAGCACAGCCGGCGAGCCGCGGTTTAGCTATGCAGGCGGCTGGTATCTGCCGAATGCTCCAGGTGATGAGAAGTTCCTGTTGCTCCACACTCGCTATATCGATGGAGACCGCGACCTTTTTTATTCAACGTCGCCTGACGCTGATACCTGGACCACACGGCAGACGTTCTCCGAGATAGAAGCGGGGCAATACCAAACGAGTTGGGTGAAAGACGACGGACGAACGGTCGGCACCATCTTTAATATTCATCCCGAGATCGGCAATGGTTCCGACTATCGGACCGACCTCTACTATGCTGAAACAGGCGATCTTGGTGCCACCTGGCAAAATGCTGCTGGGCTCCAATTGAGCACGCCTTTTACGGAACGTTCAGCCGATGCTTTGGTGTACGACTCCGTCGGCGATGAGCGGGTGTACTTGAAGGACATTAATTACGATTCGGAAGGCAACCCAGTTATCCTGTTCGTCACATCGCCAACACACATTCCAGGCACGGAAACCAGAACTGTAAAAACCGCCTACTACGATGATGGATGGGTGATTCGCGATGTGATGACCACCGATCACAACTACGATCACGGTTCACTTTATGTCGAAGGCGACACCTGGCGGATTATCGCTCCCTTTATCGATGGGCCCCAACAGTACGGCACCGGCGGGCAGATTGGCATGTGGACCAGCGATAATCAAGGAGAGTCGTGGGTACTCGAACATCAGCTCACCAACAACGATTTATTCAACCAAGGTTACGTACAGCGTCCGCTGAACGCCCAAGCAGATTTTTACGGGCTGTGGGCCGATGGCGATGCGTGGGAACCCTCGCCAAGCAATTTTTACTTTACCACCCAAGCTGGTGATGTGTATCGATTGCCTTACGATATGACGACCGAATTTGCCCTGCCCGAGTTGATGTCGTATGGCACTCCTCCCATCTTGGCAACGGGAGCTTTGAACTTGTTGTACGATGGTATCACCATTCCCTGGCAAATCGAAAACGAACTGGTCGTAGCGGATGTTGCTGATGGCTCGCTAGAAGTACGCCTGGCAGCGACGGTGTCGAGTGCGAGCGGTGTGATTGCTGCGGATACGGGAACCACCGGCTCGGTGCGGATCTGCGATGATTCCTCCGCCTGGAACGTAAGTGGCGATCTAACGGTCGGCGATCTGGGCAATGGATCGCTTGTTGTCGAATCAGGTGGGTTATTAACCAGCAGTAGTGCGTATTTAGGGCGACAAAATGGTGCTTCGGGGTTGGTGCAAGTCGCTAGCGCACAATGGCAATCCACCGGTTCGGTCTACGTCGGCGGCAGTGACGTGGCGGGCAGTGTCGATGGTGCGAGCACACTTCGAGTCGAAGAGGATGGTCTGGTGCAAATCGCTGGTACTTTGCAAGTCTGGCAGACCGGTGCTGTCGAGCTCCACGGTGGTACTCTGCGCGTTGGAGCATTGGCAATCGATTCGACCGTCTCAGGCGACTGGCATTCTCACTTCAATTGGACTAATGGAATCTTGGAAGTGACAGAAAGCTCGCTAGTGGTGGATGCTGCGTCTACAAGTATGAACTCACAGCTCACTTTGGGTAGCGGAATGCAGCTGCATCTTGCCAATGACAACGCACTTGTCATCGGCGATCAAAATCAAGGCTCGGTCGTGGTCGACTCGGGCGGCCAAATCATTAGTGGTAGTGCCTATCTCGGTCGCCAAACGGGTGGTTCTGGAACCGTGCTAGTGACCGGCTCCGGCTCGCAATGGCAATCCAATGGTTCCGTTTACGTGGGCGGCAGCGATCTGGCGGGCAGCCTTGGCGGAGCGAGCACGTTACTCGTCGAACAGGATGGCTTGGTGCAAATTGCCGGTAATTTGCAAGTGTGGCAATCCGGCGCTGTCGGTCTTCATGGCGGCACTCTTCGAGTAGGCGGATTTGCCATCGAAACTTTGGGCGGTTCGAATCCTTCGTTCGATTGGACCAGTGGCACCCTCGAAGTAACCGATAGCTCGCTGGTAATCGACTCGGTCTCGTCAAGTCTAGGTTCGGAACTCACCTTAACCAGCGGAATGAAGCTTGTAGTTGTCAGCGAGCAAGACCTGATCATCGGCGATCAAGGCGAAGCATCACTGGTTGTTGAATCAGGCGGTAAAGTCACAAGCGGCACCGCCTATCTCGGTCGCCAGGCGGGGGCCTCGGCGAGCGTCCGTGTGACCGATTCTGGATCGCAATGGACTGCTGCGGGGGTGTATATTGGCGGTGATCAATCCAACTCGGGTGGATCCGGCGAACTCTTTATCGACTACGGCGGCGTGGTCGAGATCGCTGGTGCACTCCAACTCTGGAACAATGCATCCGTAGCCATCAACGGGGGGACGCTGATCTGCGAATCACTTACAGTCGAGTCGGGGGGAACCTTCGAGTTCAACTCTGGCAAGCTGGTGCTACCGGAGTCCACCAGATTTGCCGTTGGTGAAGCACTGGAGGAAGCCATGGGGGGGAGCTATCTGATCTCACCTGGGTGTGAACTACAAATCGATGGCACTGCTACACTGCAGTCCTCGTTCACCATCGCCGGCGGAACCCTGTCGGTAGGTGCCATCAGCAATTCGCAATTGCTTCGCTTCGAATCGGGCGTGTTGCACCTAACGCAGGATGACTTTGCCATCAGTAAGGCCTTGTTGACTAACTCCACTCGAACTGTGGAAGCCCGAGTTGGGTGA
- a CDS encoding aldo/keto reductase produces MQSTEKITLNNGVAMPAFGLGVYRSGPDETVEAVKTAIDHGYRLIDTAAIYGNEKEVGEGVRGSTVPRNGVFVTTKLWIKDFGYDQALRAFDTSQEKLGLGYVDLYLLHWPVPKSFEATIASYKAAERLLDEGRVKAIGVCNFNPQHLDDLIAETEVVPAVNQIELHPFFTQQAVVEANQRLGIVTQAWSPIGGVNRYWSDNPDPAKDPLTHPVIVELAERYNKTPAQVILRWQLDHGYSAIPKSANPGRIKENFAIFDFALTEDEIAAIDALHTNQRGGPDPDEFGEVAGE; encoded by the coding sequence ATGCAAAGTACCGAAAAGATCACACTCAACAACGGTGTTGCGATGCCCGCCTTTGGGTTGGGGGTCTATCGTAGCGGTCCCGACGAAACTGTCGAGGCAGTGAAAACAGCCATCGACCATGGCTATCGGCTGATCGACACCGCGGCTATCTACGGCAACGAGAAGGAAGTCGGCGAGGGGGTGCGTGGTAGCACGGTTCCGCGGAATGGGGTGTTCGTGACCACCAAGCTGTGGATCAAAGACTTTGGTTACGACCAGGCACTGCGAGCCTTCGATACGAGTCAAGAGAAACTTGGCCTCGGTTACGTCGACCTTTACTTGCTTCACTGGCCGGTGCCAAAGAGCTTTGAAGCGACGATTGCTTCCTATAAGGCGGCCGAGCGGTTGCTCGACGAAGGTCGCGTGAAGGCCATCGGTGTCTGCAATTTCAATCCGCAGCATCTGGACGACTTGATTGCCGAAACCGAGGTGGTTCCCGCGGTGAATCAAATTGAACTCCACCCGTTCTTCACTCAGCAAGCCGTGGTCGAAGCCAACCAGCGACTTGGCATCGTCACTCAGGCGTGGTCGCCGATCGGCGGGGTGAATCGTTACTGGAGCGACAATCCCGATCCGGCCAAGGATCCGCTAACGCACCCCGTGATTGTCGAACTGGCAGAGAGGTACAACAAAACGCCTGCTCAGGTCATTCTGCGCTGGCAGCTCGACCACGGTTACTCGGCGATTCCCAAGTCGGCCAATCCGGGGCGAATCAAAGAGAACTTCGCGATCTTCGACTTCGCTCTGACGGAAGATGAAATCGCGGCGATCGATGCGCTTCACACCAACCAACGCGGTGGCCCCGATCCCGATGAGTTTGGCGAAGTCGCCGGCGAATAG
- a CDS encoding IS5 family transposase produces the protein MATKEKRTYKVTNWKEYNKSLIERGNITIWFSDEALENWEHPNDQTKVGRPFVFSDTAIECLLTIRELLKLPYRQTEGFGRSLVAMLGVEAAIPNYSSLAKRASKLNVSLDIANKRGDIDIVVDSTGMKVFGEGEWKMRTHGKSKRRTWRKLHLSVNPDTREIVAEILTENSCHDADAVPEMLEQVEQPVKKFHGDGSYDKWKVYEGLESEGIEPVIPPQHNAKIKQHGNSAEEPLPRDEAIRQIRRKGRRSWKEEVGYHRRSLAETTMYRVKQSFGSHLKNRVFENQQTEARLRCKIINQFTQLGLPQFEWS, from the coding sequence ATGGCTACGAAAGAAAAACGAACCTACAAAGTCACGAACTGGAAGGAGTATAACAAGTCGCTCATCGAGCGTGGAAACATCACTATTTGGTTTAGCGACGAGGCGTTGGAGAACTGGGAACATCCTAACGACCAGACAAAAGTCGGTCGCCCTTTTGTCTTCAGCGATACGGCGATCGAGTGCTTGCTGACGATTCGCGAACTGCTGAAACTTCCCTATCGGCAGACTGAGGGATTCGGCCGCTCGCTGGTGGCGATGTTGGGCGTCGAGGCAGCGATTCCCAATTATTCTTCGCTCGCCAAGCGAGCCAGCAAGCTGAATGTTTCGCTCGATATCGCTAACAAGAGGGGCGACATCGATATCGTGGTGGATAGCACCGGCATGAAAGTGTTTGGCGAGGGCGAATGGAAGATGCGGACGCATGGCAAGTCGAAGCGGCGGACATGGCGGAAGCTGCATTTGTCGGTGAATCCTGACACCCGCGAGATTGTGGCGGAGATTTTGACCGAGAACAGTTGCCACGATGCCGATGCGGTTCCCGAAATGCTGGAGCAGGTGGAGCAGCCCGTAAAAAAGTTTCACGGCGACGGTAGTTACGACAAGTGGAAGGTTTATGAAGGGCTGGAATCCGAAGGCATTGAGCCGGTGATTCCGCCGCAGCACAACGCCAAGATCAAACAACATGGCAACTCTGCGGAGGAGCCTTTGCCCCGGGACGAGGCAATTCGTCAGATTCGACGCAAGGGGCGTAGGAGTTGGAAAGAGGAAGTGGGCTATCATCGTAGAAGCTTGGCGGAAACGACCATGTACCGAGTGAAACAAAGCTTTGGGAGCCATCTCAAAAACCGAGTATTCGAAAACCAACAAACGGAAGCCCGCTTGCGCTGTAAAATCATCAATCAATTCACCCAACTCGGGCTTCCACAGTTCGAGTGGAGTTAG
- a CDS encoding response regulator, which produces MSRLLIVDDDHAICWCLSRLAARMGHQTQTASSAEQALQFVSRTRPDLVLLDLCLPGMNGNQALGLLRLQVPQCPIILMSAYFERGATLREQPHDNVGQLAKPFTLDQARQAITRGLAWGSARAKATSRS; this is translated from the coding sequence ATGTCTCGACTGCTCATCGTAGACGACGATCATGCCATCTGCTGGTGCCTCAGCCGGCTCGCAGCGCGGATGGGGCACCAGACGCAAACCGCCTCGTCGGCCGAGCAGGCATTGCAATTCGTCTCGCGAACCCGCCCCGACCTGGTGCTGCTCGATCTTTGCTTGCCAGGCATGAATGGCAACCAAGCCCTTGGACTGCTACGACTGCAGGTTCCTCAGTGTCCGATTATCTTGATGTCGGCTTATTTCGAACGCGGGGCGACCCTGAGAGAGCAACCCCACGACAACGTCGGCCAGCTCGCCAAGCCCTTTACCCTCGACCAAGCCCGCCAGGCAATCACCCGCGGACTAGCCTGGGGATCCGCCCGGGCAAAGGCGACCTCCAGGTCCTGA
- a CDS encoding helix-turn-helix domain-containing protein: MKKHIVCLDHQARGGLEQLARSGARAAQVVRRCQILLKSDSGCTDEEIAEHVGCTTRNVRAVRKRFCEEGVQRAVYDAPRSGRPPEFTKRQQQQVIALACSEPPEGRARWTLELLCEHAVKEGFVDSLSVTEVSLWLKEHDLKPWRKKLGACPS, translated from the coding sequence ATGAAAAAGCACATTGTTTGCCTGGACCACCAGGCCCGTGGAGGTTTGGAGCAGCTAGCACGCTCAGGCGCCCGCGCGGCGCAAGTGGTGCGTCGCTGCCAGATATTATTGAAATCGGACTCGGGATGCACCGACGAAGAGATCGCCGAGCATGTGGGCTGCACGACGCGCAACGTCCGAGCCGTCCGAAAGCGGTTCTGCGAAGAGGGCGTCCAGCGGGCGGTGTACGATGCGCCTCGCTCGGGCCGCCCCCCAGAGTTCACCAAGCGGCAGCAGCAACAGGTAATCGCCCTGGCGTGCAGCGAGCCGCCCGAGGGACGGGCTCGCTGGACGCTGGAATTGTTGTGCGAGCACGCGGTGAAGGAAGGCTTCGTCGATTCGCTCAGCGTGACGGAGGTCTCGCTGTGGCTCAAGGAACACGACCTGAAGCCGTGGCGAAAAAAACTTGGTGCGTGCCCAAGCTGA
- a CDS encoding lactonase family protein has protein sequence MRYTTLCLTLSVCLMVASSFAGAEEPLYAYVGTFSSPLHDPLPTQVDLPEGNGRGIHIFRVDRSTGGLTAVGECRLGTSPSHVAINSAGTRLYTANETDHVGEQQHGTVSAFAIDRADGSLTKINTVSSGGAGPTYVSIHPSGRYLLVANYFGGSIAVVPILASGELGEPTDVQAATGNIGPTKATHAPEGSFAISGHDRTHAHMIETDPSGRFVVHVDLGQDRIYVWQLDLESGKLSPAEQPFVALPPGDGPRHFSFHSNGRWFYSIQEEGSTVTLFDFDSKSGSLTKRQTIASLAPGYAGSNFCSEILVSSDGKFLYAGNRLHDSISVFAIGEQGELEFVNYHWTRGDYPRSFAFEPSGQFLYSCNQRADNLAVFRVNRDTGELKFTEQYVPVGNPSCIVFLDFENVSQPSTNE, from the coding sequence TTGCGATACACCACACTCTGTTTGACTCTCTCTGTTTGTTTGATGGTGGCATCCTCTTTTGCGGGTGCGGAAGAACCGTTGTACGCGTACGTGGGCACGTTTAGCTCTCCGCTTCACGACCCGCTGCCGACTCAGGTCGACCTGCCCGAGGGCAATGGTCGCGGGATCCATATCTTCCGTGTCGATCGCTCGACTGGGGGACTTACCGCGGTGGGTGAATGCCGATTGGGCACCAGCCCCAGCCATGTGGCGATCAACTCCGCAGGCACGCGACTTTACACGGCCAACGAAACCGATCACGTCGGCGAGCAGCAGCATGGCACCGTGAGTGCGTTTGCCATCGATCGTGCGGATGGAAGTCTCACCAAAATCAACACGGTCAGCTCCGGCGGGGCAGGGCCCACCTACGTGAGCATCCACCCCAGCGGGCGGTACTTGCTGGTGGCCAACTACTTCGGGGGATCGATTGCCGTGGTGCCGATTCTGGCCAGCGGCGAGTTAGGCGAACCGACCGACGTGCAGGCCGCCACCGGAAACATTGGGCCGACGAAAGCAACGCACGCCCCTGAGGGGAGTTTTGCCATCAGCGGCCACGATCGGACGCACGCCCACATGATCGAGACCGATCCTTCGGGCCGGTTCGTGGTACATGTCGATCTCGGGCAGGATCGCATTTACGTTTGGCAGCTCGATCTCGAGTCGGGCAAGCTGTCGCCGGCCGAGCAACCGTTCGTCGCGTTGCCCCCCGGCGATGGTCCGCGGCATTTTTCCTTTCATTCCAACGGCCGCTGGTTCTATTCCATTCAGGAAGAAGGCTCCACGGTCACCTTGTTCGACTTCGACTCCAAGAGTGGTAGCCTGACCAAGCGACAGACCATCGCGTCGCTCGCGCCAGGATACGCGGGAAGCAACTTTTGCTCCGAGATTCTGGTGTCGTCCGATGGTAAGTTTCTGTATGCTGGTAACCGCTTGCACGATAGTATTAGCGTGTTTGCCATCGGCGAGCAGGGCGAACTGGAGTTTGTGAACTACCACTGGACTCGCGGCGACTATCCTCGGAGCTTCGCCTTCGAGCCGTCGGGGCAGTTCCTATACTCCTGCAACCAACGCGCCGATAACCTGGCCGTGTTTCGCGTGAACCGCGATACCGGCGAGCTAAAGTTCACCGAGCAATACGTACCGGTAGGTAATCCCTCGTGCATCGTGTTTCTCGATTTCGAAAACGTATCGCAACCCTCCACCAACGAGTAG